Proteins from a genomic interval of Diospyros lotus cultivar Yz01 chromosome 6, ASM1463336v1, whole genome shotgun sequence:
- the LOC127803163 gene encoding protein OXIDATIVE STRESS 3-like: MIIGFRMVPLKAGDGGGVLDSISSCSEASSAASSDSDLTDEATSSSSSSPPPPSSDDDGDPLRDMSSLMEQLPIKRGLSRYFQGKSQSFTSLSNVRSLEDLAKPENPYNKRLKSCRSYAGLADSHSSSSSSSLLPRTSSSSRFNPKKTSTSSSRVSCSSSSAKRSSNGSFARPPMAAPPPPHRSASASSFNSNQTPLFA, from the exons ATGATCATCGGCTTCAGAATGGTGCCTCTCAAAGCTGGCGATGGCGGTGGAGTTCTTGATTCCATCTCGTCTTGCTCCGAGGCTTCCAGCGCCGCCTCGTCGGACTCGGATTTGACGGACGAGgccacctcctcctcctcctcctcgccTCCGCCGCCGTCCTCCGACGACGACGGCGATCCACTGCGAGACATGTCCTCTCTCATGGAGCAACTACCCATCAA GAGAGGGTTGTCAAGGTATTTTCAGGGGAAATCACAGTCGTTCACTTCCCTGTCAAATGTGAGAAGCTTAGAAGACCTGGCCAAGCCGGAGAACCCTTACAACAAGAGGCTGAAATCGTGCAGAAGCTATGCCGGATTGGCCGACAGCCATagctcatcatcttcatcaagCCTTCTCCCCAGGACCAGTTCTTCTTCTAGGTTTAACCCAAAGAAGACATCAACATCATCTTCTAGGGTTTCCTGTTCTTCCTCCAGTGCGAAGAGGAGTAGTAATGGCAGCTTTGCCAGGCCTCCAATGGCGGCTCCTCCTCCGCCCCATAGATCTGCTAGCGCCAGTAGCTTCAACTCTAACCAGACCCCTTTGTTCGCTTGA
- the LOC127803401 gene encoding probable polyamine oxidase 4, protein MDLKDSFSDNLLDGTFAPHIGRHRSSTPSVIVIGGGISGIAAARILKNASFKVHVLESRDRIGGRIHTDYSFGCPVDMGASWLHGACNENPLAPLIRHLGLPLYRTSGDNSVLYDHDLESYALFDMDGLQVSQQMVIEVGDVFKKILNETERVRDEHSNDMSVLQAISIVLDRHPELRQEGLSHEVLQWYICRMEAWFAVDADMISLQTWDQEHVLSGGHGLMVQGYHPVIKALANDIDIQLNHRVTKISYGSGKVIVTVEDGRHFVADAVIVTVPLGILKANLIDFEPKFPEWKVSAISDLGMGNENKIALRFHDVFWPNVEFLGIVAPTSYSCGYFLNLHKATGHPVLVYMAAGRFAFDLEKKSNESAVNFVMQQLRKMFPHAPEPTQYLVSRWGTDPNSLGCYSYDAVGKPIDLYDRLRAPLGNLFFAGEAVSVEHQGSVHGAYSAGVMAAKNCRRYLMERLGSLEMIQVMSARDEVLEATVPLQISRI, encoded by the exons ATGGATCTCAAAGATTCCTTCTCTGACAACTTGCTTGACG GCACATTTGCTCCACACATTGGAAGGCATCGAAGTTCAACTCCTTCAGTGATTGTGATTGGTGGTGGCATTTCGGGCATTGCTGCTGCACGGATTCTCAAGAATGCTTCTTTTAAG GTACACGTTTTGGAGTCACGGGACAGAATTGGTGGCCGAATCCACACTGACTATTCATTTGGTTGCCCTGTAGATATGGGAGCCTCATG GTTACATGGGGCGTGCAATGAGAATCCTTTGGCTCCGTTGATTCGTCATTTGGGGCTTCCACTATACCGTACTAGTGGTGACAACTCTGTATTGTATGATCATGACTTAGAAAG TTATGCGCTTTTTGATATGGATGGCCTTCAAGTTTCACAACAAATGGTAATTGAAGTCGGAGATGTATTCAAGAAAATTCTGAATGAG ACAGAGAGAGTGAGGGATGAACACAGCAACGACATGTCTGTGCTTCAAGCAATTTCAATTGTGTTGGACAGGCATCCAGAATTAAG ACAAGAAGGGCTTTCCCATGAAGTTTTACAGTGGTACATATGTAGAATGGAAGCTTGGTTTGCTGTAGATGCAGATATGATCTCTCTGCAAACCTGGGATCAG GAACATGTTCTTTCTGGTGGTCATGGACTAATGGTGCAAGGTTACCACCCTGTCATTAAAGCGCTTGCAAATGATATTGATATTCAGTTGAATCACCG GGTGACAAAAATATCCTACGGGTCTGGTAAGGTGATTGTTACTGTTGAGGATGGAAGGCACTTTGTTGCAGATGCTGTCATTGTAACTGTGCCCCTGGGGATACTAAAAGccaatttaattgattttgagcCTAAATTTCCAGAATGGAAAGTTTCTGCAATTTCAGATCTTGGCATGGGCAATGAAAACAAGATTGCTTTGCGCTTCCACGATGTATTTTGGCCAAATGTGGAATTTTTAGGGATTGTGGCACCAACTTCTTATTCATGTGGGTATTTTCTCAATCTCCACAAAGCAACAGGCCACCCTGTCCTAGTCTATATGGCTGCTGGCAGATTCGCTTTTGATTTAGAGAAGAAATCTAATGAGTCTGCCGTGAATTTTGTGATGCAGCAGCTCAGAAAGATGTTTCCCCATGCACCTGAGCCT ACTCAGTATCTCGTTTCAAGATGGGGAACAGATCCAAACTCGCTCGGGTGTTATTCCTATGATGCAGTGGGAAAGCCTATAGATTTGTATGATAGGCTTCGAGCACCATTAGGCAATCTTTTCTTTGCGGGTGAAGCGGTTAGCGTTGAGCACCAGGGTTCTGTTCATGGAGCCTACTCAGCCGGGGTTATGGCCGCAAAAAACTGTCGAAGATATCTGATGGAGAGACTTGGAAGCCTGGAAATGATCCAGGTGATGTCTGCGAGGGATGAAGTTCTTGAAGCCACAGTTCCCCTTCAAATCTCAAGAATATGA